A window from Chiroxiphia lanceolata isolate bChiLan1 chromosome 3, bChiLan1.pri, whole genome shotgun sequence encodes these proteins:
- the MYCT1 gene encoding myc target protein 1, whose product MWCSKIRQALTNSSPQAGNVIHPFPFRQTTLFRGSTKALLLVQNLKPSENSCSSVDIPFYICYLDVMDRNSTNPPNDSTLPSKFWDEIVIAFTVSMVIGLVIGGIIWALFTCLSRRRASAHISQGSPSAFSRRSRPSSHGHTTGRTGFYRNSSCERRSNLSLASLTFQRQASLEQANSFPRKSSFRASTFHPFLQCPPLPVETNSQLITLTPTNTTTTLVGSTTNSLSRPEFHWSNNSLRICHSTQTPPPAYETIIKAFPES is encoded by the exons ATGTGGTGTTCCAAGATAAGGCAAGCACTTACTAATTCGAGTCCACAAGCAGGAAATGTGATACATCCATTTCCTTTCAGGCAAACAACACTGTTCCGTGGCAGCACAAAAGCTTTACTTCTAGTGCAAAATCTCAAaccttcagaaaacagttgCTCCTCTGTGGACATTCCATTCTATATTTGCTATTTGGATGTTATGGATAGAAACAGCACAAACCCTCCAAATGATAGCACATTGCCATCAAAATTTTGGg atGAGATAGTAATAGCCTTCACAGTGTCCATGGTGATTGGACTGGTGATTGGAGGGATCATCTGGGCATTGTTCACTTGCTTGTCCCGTCGCAGAGCTAGTGCCCACATTTCCCAGGGGAGCCCCTCAGCTTTCAGCCGTCGGTCCAGACCCTCCTCCCATGGCCACACTACTGGCAGGACTGGATTTTACCGCAACAGCAGCTGTGAACGTCGGAGCAACCTGAGCCTGGCCAGCCTCACCTTCCAGCGGCAAGCCTCCTTGGAGCAGGCCAACTCTTTCCCCAGGAAGTCGAGCTTTCGTGCGTCCACCTTCCACCCTTTTCTGCAGTGTCCTCCTCTCCCTGTGGAGACGAACAGTCAGCTGATCACCCTCACTCCCACAAATACCACCACAACGCTTGTGGGAAGCACCACAAACAGCTTAAGTCGACCTGAATTCCACTGGTCTAACAACAGCCTCCGCATCTGCCACTCCACACAAACCCCACCTCCTGCCTATGAAACCATCATAAAAGCTTTCCCAGAATCCTGA